In Nocardioides sp. InS609-2, a single genomic region encodes these proteins:
- a CDS encoding rRNA adenine N-6-methyltransferase family protein encodes MSGARFRRAWGWHPLRDDWAARIVAQSLVGPADLVLDLGAGTGALTGPLVASGARVVAVELHPGRAAALRRRFPDVTVVERDLRTFRFPSRPFRVVASPPYQVTSELVRCLLRAQALRGADLVLQRGAARRLVEQQPRSRRPRLELRMPVPRHAFRPPPQVDSVVLGIRRR; translated from the coding sequence GTGTCCGGCGCACGCTTCAGGCGGGCGTGGGGGTGGCACCCGCTTCGTGACGACTGGGCCGCGCGCATCGTGGCGCAGTCCCTGGTCGGGCCTGCTGACCTGGTGCTCGACCTGGGCGCCGGCACCGGTGCCCTGACCGGCCCCCTGGTCGCCAGCGGCGCCCGGGTCGTCGCGGTCGAGCTGCACCCTGGCCGTGCCGCGGCGCTGCGCAGGCGGTTCCCCGACGTCACGGTCGTCGAGCGCGACCTGCGCACGTTCCGGTTCCCGTCGCGGCCCTTCCGGGTCGTCGCCAGCCCGCCGTACCAGGTGACCTCGGAGCTGGTGCGCTGTCTGTTGCGGGCCCAGGCGCTGCGTGGTGCCGATCTCGTCCTGCAGCGCGGGGCGGCCAGGCGGCTCGTCGAGCAGCAGCCGCGGTCGCGGCGCCCGAGGCTCGAGCTCCGGATGCCCGTGCCGCGGCACGCGTTCCGTCCACCGCCGCAGGTCGACTCCGTGGTGCTGGGGATCAGGAGGCGCTAG
- the rplD gene encoding 50S ribosomal protein L4, with product MATASKGTLKVDLPAEIFDVEVNIPLIHQVVVAQQAAARQGTHSTKRRGEVRGGGRKPHKQKGTGRARQGSTRAPQFAGGGIVHGPKPRDYSERTPKKMKAAALRGALSDRARDGRIHVVDSLVADKISTKVALASLASLTDRVRYLVVLERTDTLTWLSLRNAQQVHIVAVDQLNTYDVLASDDVVFTQGAYDAFISKTAGSSDRPGKLPKTAKAPAAAVAEPVAFAAVDTDDADEAKAELPKGAKAPLKSGNAPKGYEVKGNADSGLYHEPDGQWYDATVAEFWFKSAADAEAAGFIKAGTKKEGDK from the coding sequence ATGGCTACTGCATCCAAGGGGACCCTCAAGGTCGACCTTCCCGCCGAGATCTTCGACGTCGAGGTCAACATCCCGCTGATCCACCAGGTCGTCGTGGCCCAGCAGGCTGCTGCCCGCCAGGGCACGCACAGCACCAAGCGTCGCGGCGAGGTTCGCGGCGGTGGCCGCAAGCCTCACAAGCAGAAGGGCACCGGCCGCGCCCGTCAGGGCTCGACCCGTGCGCCCCAGTTCGCCGGTGGTGGCATCGTGCACGGCCCCAAGCCGCGCGACTACAGCGAGCGCACGCCCAAGAAGATGAAGGCCGCCGCCCTGCGTGGCGCCCTCTCCGACCGGGCCCGCGACGGCCGCATCCACGTGGTCGACTCCCTGGTGGCGGACAAGATCTCAACCAAGGTGGCGCTGGCCTCGCTGGCGAGCCTGACCGACCGCGTGCGTTACCTCGTCGTGCTCGAGCGCACCGACACCCTCACCTGGCTCTCACTGCGCAACGCGCAGCAGGTGCACATCGTGGCCGTCGACCAGCTCAACACCTACGACGTCCTCGCGAGCGACGACGTGGTCTTCACCCAGGGCGCGTACGACGCGTTCATCTCGAAGACCGCCGGTTCCTCCGACCGTCCTGGCAAGCTGCCCAAGACGGCCAAGGCTCCTGCCGCTGCTGTCGCCGAGCCCGTCGCGTTCGCCGCGGTGGACACCGATGACGCCGACGAGGCGAAGGCCGAGCTGCCCAAGGGCGCGAAGGCTCCCCTCAAGAGCGGCAACGCTCCTAAGGGCTACGAGGTCAAGGGCAACGCCGACTCCGGTCTCTACCACGAGCCCGACGGCCAGTGGTACGACGCCACGGTCGCCGAGTTCTGGTTCAAGTCTGCCGCCGACGCCGAGGCCGCTGGCTTCATCAAGGCCGGCACCAAGAAGGAGGGCGACAAGTGA
- a CDS encoding DUF4350 domain-containing protein, with product MTQSRWQRHRSTVLIAGGLLAALLVVLLLGTPGNRTDARLDPDNPGTDGARALARVLDDRGIEVSVARTADDFDAADVDAGTTVLVTSSEQLGESTTRRLLDHAAPGRLVVAEPGILAVEALGFANLPTTVSPAGSVDAGCDEPALRDLEISIDRGLAFKGTGCFPTADGRLLARPTDRVALLGAGDMLTNDQILRADNGAAAVRLLGERPRLVWYVPTYADLVGDDGVSVRSLLPRWLIPALWLVGLTAIALMLWRGRRLGPLATEPLPVVVKAVETTQSRGKLYRRVGDRAHAATALRRAARSSAESTLRLPPGDLAVLVPALAAHTGRRPDDLARLLDDSASAPATDSDLIHLASELAALDREVRRT from the coding sequence ATGACCCAGTCACGGTGGCAGCGGCACCGTTCGACGGTGCTCATCGCCGGCGGCCTCCTGGCAGCGCTGCTCGTGGTGCTGCTTCTCGGCACTCCCGGCAATCGCACCGACGCGCGGCTCGACCCCGACAACCCGGGCACCGACGGGGCTCGTGCGCTGGCCCGGGTGCTCGACGACCGGGGCATCGAGGTGAGCGTGGCGCGCACCGCCGACGACTTCGACGCGGCCGACGTCGACGCGGGCACGACCGTGCTCGTCACGTCGAGCGAGCAGCTCGGCGAGAGCACGACCCGTCGGCTGCTCGACCATGCCGCCCCCGGTCGGCTCGTCGTGGCCGAGCCCGGCATCCTCGCGGTCGAGGCGCTGGGGTTCGCCAACCTGCCGACGACCGTCTCGCCCGCAGGCTCCGTCGATGCCGGCTGCGACGAGCCGGCGCTGCGTGACCTCGAGATCAGCATCGACAGGGGGCTCGCGTTCAAGGGCACCGGCTGCTTCCCCACAGCCGACGGTCGACTGCTGGCCAGGCCCACCGACCGGGTCGCGTTGCTGGGCGCGGGCGACATGCTCACCAACGACCAGATCCTGCGGGCCGACAACGGCGCCGCGGCGGTGCGGCTGCTGGGCGAGCGGCCGCGGCTGGTCTGGTACGTCCCGACCTACGCCGACCTGGTCGGCGACGACGGGGTGAGCGTGCGCAGCCTCCTCCCCCGCTGGCTGATCCCGGCGCTGTGGCTCGTCGGGCTCACCGCCATCGCGCTGATGCTCTGGCGCGGGCGCCGGCTCGGTCCACTCGCCACCGAGCCGTTGCCGGTGGTGGTGAAGGCGGTCGAGACCACGCAGAGCCGGGGCAAGCTCTATCGCCGCGTCGGTGACCGGGCGCACGCCGCCACCGCGCTGCGCCGGGCCGCGCGCAGCTCTGCCGAGAGCACGCTGCGGCTGCCTCCCGGCGACCTCGCCGTGCTGGTTCCGGCCCTCGCCGCCCACACGGGCCGACGTCCCGACGACCTGGCCCGGCTGCTCGACGACTCCGCATCCGCGCCCGCCACCGACTCCGACCTGATTCACCTGGCCAGCGAGCTGGCCGCACTCGACAGAGAGGTACGTCGCACATGA
- a CDS encoding AraC family transcriptional regulator: protein MRPADDVLVHLRRARDHADRNFAEPLDLEQLAAVAAISKWHFHRLFTATYGLTPAAYLSERRVERAQDLLRATNLTVTEVCHAVGFSSLGSFSSRFSEVVGESPSDFQRRYADGAPRIPGCYVFMWGLVERRTASGEKPQGDEDP from the coding sequence GTGCGCCCCGCCGACGACGTGCTCGTGCACCTGCGCCGCGCCCGCGACCACGCCGACCGCAACTTCGCCGAGCCGCTCGACCTCGAGCAGCTGGCCGCGGTTGCCGCGATCAGCAAGTGGCACTTCCACCGCCTCTTCACCGCGACGTACGGCCTGACGCCGGCGGCGTACCTCTCCGAACGTCGCGTCGAGCGTGCCCAGGACCTGCTGCGTGCCACCAACCTCACTGTCACGGAGGTCTGCCACGCGGTCGGGTTCTCGAGCCTCGGCTCGTTCAGCAGCCGCTTCAGCGAGGTCGTCGGCGAGAGCCCCAGCGACTTCCAGCGGCGCTACGCCGACGGCGCTCCACGAATCCCCGGCTGCTACGTCTTCATGTGGGGGCTGGTCGAACGCAGGACCGCAAGCGGGGAGAAGCCGCAAGGCGACGAAGACCCCTAG
- a CDS encoding DUF4129 domain-containing protein, producing the protein MIRALLAAPLDPSPDEARSWLRRELVKPEYNDQDFLNRLISWLERTVTNGLDAASRVPPLSTFVAMLVLLLLVLGLAWLLSRARRSPTGAPGSGPLLTDERISAAELRARAEAALSDDRPDDALVDGFRALAVRQIERGRLPETPGATAHEVARDLGLAVPDVAGRIDDAAALFDLVLYGGRPATRDQAMSVLALDDDLVGAR; encoded by the coding sequence GTGATCCGTGCTCTACTCGCCGCGCCGCTCGACCCCTCGCCCGACGAGGCCCGGTCGTGGCTGCGCCGCGAGCTGGTGAAGCCGGAGTACAACGACCAGGACTTCCTCAACCGGCTCATCTCCTGGCTCGAGCGCACCGTCACCAACGGTCTCGACGCCGCCTCCCGGGTGCCTCCGCTGTCGACGTTCGTGGCGATGCTCGTCCTGCTGCTGCTCGTGCTCGGCCTGGCCTGGCTGCTCAGCCGGGCCCGCCGCTCGCCGACCGGTGCGCCGGGGTCCGGCCCGCTGCTGACCGATGAGCGCATCAGCGCCGCCGAGCTGCGCGCCCGGGCCGAGGCGGCCCTGTCCGACGACCGCCCCGACGACGCCCTGGTCGACGGCTTCCGGGCGCTCGCCGTACGCCAGATCGAGCGGGGCCGGCTGCCCGAGACACCCGGCGCGACTGCGCACGAGGTGGCCCGCGACCTCGGGCTCGCCGTACCCGATGTGGCTGGGCGCATCGACGACGCCGCTGCCCTCTTCGACCTCGTCCTGTACGGCGGCCGGCCGGCCACGCGCGACCAGGCGATGTCGGTCCTGGCACTCGACGACGACCTGGTGGGCGCGCGATGA
- the rpsS gene encoding 30S ribosomal protein S19 gives MPRSLKKGPFIDDHLQKKVDAENAKGSHNVIKTWSRRSMIVPDMIGHTIAVHDGRKHVPVFVTDSMVGHKLGEFAPTRTYRGHVKEDRKGRRR, from the coding sequence ATGCCTCGCAGCCTGAAGAAGGGCCCCTTCATCGATGACCACCTTCAGAAGAAGGTGGACGCCGAGAACGCGAAGGGCAGCCACAACGTCATCAAGACCTGGTCCCGCCGGTCGATGATCGTGCCCGACATGATCGGTCACACCATCGCCGTGCACGACGGTCGCAAGCACGTTCCCGTCTTCGTGACCGACTCGATGGTCGGCCACAAGCTCGGTGAATTCGCTCCCACCCGCACCTACCGCGGGCACGTGAAGGAAGACCGGAAGGGACGTCGTCGATGA
- a CDS encoding DUF58 domain-containing protein: MAITGRVPLLLLLGLAPVVLRPGMGTVWLWLLAVILLVLADWALAPSPRAMTMSRRPPGTVRQGTPAVSELALSTEGGRTMRATVRDAWQPSAGASDNRHKVRVTRDAGTRVSTPLLPVRRGDLRASGVTVRCFGPLGLAARQATLDVPGTVRSLPPFDSRKHLPSRLARLRDLDGRSAVRVRGQGTEFDSLREYVRGDDVRSIDWRASARNRTVVVRTWQPERDRRVVLVLDTSRTSAGRVDDVPRIDSAMDAALLLAALAARAGDRIDFVAGDRQIRTRLRSAGARDVAATLQEAMADLEPVIAEADWTALAGAVTAMGRQRALVVLLTPLEPTAIEEGLLPVLPTLIRHHRVVLASVQDPALSAMAALHSDAAEVYDAAAAQQVLAQRRRTSDLLRALGADVVDAPAEALPPALADHYLALKARGLL; this comes from the coding sequence ATGGCCATCACCGGGCGCGTACCCCTGCTGCTCCTCCTGGGCCTGGCCCCGGTGGTGCTGCGCCCCGGCATGGGCACCGTGTGGCTGTGGCTGCTCGCCGTGATCCTGCTGGTGCTCGCCGACTGGGCACTCGCCCCGTCGCCGCGTGCGATGACGATGTCGCGGCGTCCGCCCGGCACGGTGCGGCAGGGCACGCCCGCCGTTTCCGAGCTCGCCCTGTCGACCGAGGGCGGGCGCACGATGCGGGCGACCGTGCGCGATGCCTGGCAACCCAGCGCCGGCGCCTCCGACAACCGGCACAAGGTGCGCGTGACGCGCGATGCCGGCACGCGGGTCAGCACACCCCTCCTTCCCGTACGACGCGGCGACCTGCGCGCTTCCGGCGTGACCGTTCGGTGCTTCGGACCGCTCGGGCTGGCCGCCCGCCAGGCGACACTCGACGTGCCCGGCACCGTGCGGTCGCTGCCGCCGTTCGACTCCCGCAAGCACCTGCCCTCGCGGCTGGCCCGGCTGCGCGACCTCGACGGCCGCTCGGCCGTCCGGGTGCGGGGGCAGGGCACGGAGTTCGACTCGCTGCGTGAGTACGTGCGCGGTGACGACGTGCGCTCGATCGACTGGCGCGCGTCGGCCCGCAACCGCACCGTGGTCGTGCGCACCTGGCAGCCCGAGCGCGACCGCCGGGTGGTGCTGGTGCTCGACACGTCCCGTACCTCCGCCGGCCGGGTGGACGACGTCCCGCGCATCGACTCCGCCATGGACGCCGCGCTGCTGCTGGCCGCGCTGGCCGCGCGTGCCGGCGACCGGATCGACTTCGTGGCCGGCGACCGGCAGATCCGGACCCGGCTGCGCTCAGCCGGCGCTCGCGACGTCGCGGCCACCCTCCAGGAGGCGATGGCCGACCTCGAGCCGGTGATCGCCGAGGCCGACTGGACCGCGCTCGCCGGGGCGGTCACGGCGATGGGTCGGCAGCGGGCGCTCGTCGTACTCCTCACTCCGTTGGAGCCGACCGCGATCGAGGAGGGCCTGCTGCCTGTGCTGCCGACTCTGATCCGCCACCACCGCGTCGTACTCGCGTCGGTGCAGGATCCCGCACTGTCGGCCATGGCGGCGCTGCACTCCGACGCCGCCGAGGTGTACGACGCGGCAGCAGCCCAGCAGGTGCTTGCCCAGCGCCGCCGCACCAGCGACCTGCTGCGCGCGCTCGGCGCCGACGTGGTCGACGCGCCGGCCGAGGCGCTGCCGCCCGCGCTGGCCGACCACTACCTCGCCCTGAAGGCGCGCGGGTTGCTCTAG
- a CDS encoding MoxR family ATPase yields MTETLQETPVDDARERLAAVRAEVGKVVVGQDAAVSGLLVALLTGGHVLMEGVPGVAKTLLVRALAASLAVETRRVQFTPDLMPGDITGSMVIEGSRGELAFREGPLFTNLLLADEINRTPPKTQSALLEAMEEGQVSVDGVSRPLPRPFLVAATQNPVEYEGTYPLPEAQLDRFLLKVVLPVPQRADELEILTRHAAGFDPRGLAAAGVTAVAGQADIVAGQAACRGVQVSPEVVGYIVDIARATRQSPSLSLGVSPRGATALLRAARAWAWLTGRDFVTPDDVKALAHAALVHRLGLRPEAELEGVDVSAVLSSALGSVPVPR; encoded by the coding sequence ATGACAGAGACTTTGCAGGAAACCCCGGTCGACGACGCACGTGAGCGCTTGGCCGCCGTACGCGCCGAGGTGGGCAAGGTCGTAGTCGGCCAGGACGCCGCCGTGTCGGGCCTGCTCGTCGCCCTGCTCACCGGCGGCCACGTGCTGATGGAGGGCGTGCCGGGTGTGGCCAAGACACTGCTGGTGCGCGCCCTCGCGGCGTCGCTCGCGGTCGAGACGCGGCGCGTGCAGTTCACGCCCGACCTGATGCCCGGCGACATCACCGGGTCGATGGTGATCGAGGGCAGCCGGGGCGAGCTGGCGTTCCGCGAGGGGCCGCTCTTCACCAACCTGCTGCTCGCCGACGAGATCAACCGGACGCCGCCCAAGACGCAGTCGGCGCTGCTGGAGGCGATGGAGGAGGGCCAAGTGTCCGTCGACGGGGTGTCACGACCACTGCCCCGGCCATTTCTTGTCGCAGCGACTCAGAACCCGGTCGAGTACGAAGGCACCTACCCGCTGCCCGAGGCCCAGCTCGACCGCTTTCTCCTCAAGGTGGTGCTGCCCGTGCCACAACGTGCCGACGAGCTCGAGATCCTCACTCGGCACGCGGCCGGCTTCGACCCGCGCGGCCTGGCGGCTGCCGGCGTCACCGCAGTCGCTGGGCAGGCCGACATCGTCGCCGGACAAGCAGCCTGCCGCGGCGTACAGGTCTCGCCGGAGGTGGTCGGCTACATCGTCGACATCGCCCGGGCCACCCGCCAGTCGCCGTCGTTGTCGCTGGGCGTCTCCCCGCGTGGTGCGACCGCGCTGCTGCGCGCCGCACGGGCGTGGGCGTGGCTGACCGGCCGCGACTTCGTGACGCCCGACGACGTGAAAGCGCTCGCGCACGCCGCGCTCGTGCACCGGCTGGGGTTGCGCCCCGAGGCCGAGCTCGAGGGTGTCGACGTGAGTGCCGTGTTGTCGTCGGCGCTGGGTTCGGTGCCGGTTCCCCGATGA
- the rplB gene encoding 50S ribosomal protein L2, with protein MAIRKYKPTTPGRRGSSVADFVEITRTTPEKSLTRPLPKKGGRNNQGRITTRHQGGGHKRAYRVIDFRRYDKDGVPAKVAHIEYDPNRTARIALLHYADGEKRYIIAPKDLTQGTPVESGPNADIKPGNNLPLRNIPVGTTIHCVELRPGGGAKIARSAGISAQLVAKEGSRATLRMPSGEMRFVDVRCRASIGEVGNAEQSNINWGKAGRMRWKGKRPTVRGVVMNPVDHPHGGGEGKTSGGRHPVSPWGKPEGRTRKRKASDSQIIRRRKSGKGRK; from the coding sequence ATGGCTATCCGCAAGTACAAGCCGACCACCCCGGGCCGTCGTGGCTCGTCCGTGGCCGACTTCGTCGAGATCACCCGGACCACGCCGGAGAAGTCGCTGACGCGCCCGCTGCCCAAGAAGGGCGGCCGCAACAACCAGGGCCGGATCACCACCCGGCACCAGGGTGGCGGTCACAAGCGTGCCTACCGCGTCATCGACTTCCGTCGCTACGACAAGGACGGCGTGCCGGCCAAGGTCGCTCACATCGAGTACGACCCCAACCGCACCGCTCGCATCGCGCTGCTGCACTACGCCGATGGCGAGAAGCGCTACATCATCGCGCCGAAGGACCTGACCCAGGGCACGCCCGTGGAGTCCGGCCCCAACGCCGACATCAAGCCCGGCAACAACCTCCCGCTGCGCAACATCCCGGTCGGTACGACGATCCACTGTGTGGAGCTGCGTCCCGGCGGCGGCGCCAAGATCGCCCGTTCCGCGGGCATCTCGGCCCAGCTGGTCGCCAAGGAAGGCTCGCGCGCCACGCTGCGCATGCCGTCCGGCGAGATGCGCTTTGTCGACGTGCGCTGCCGCGCCAGCATCGGCGAGGTCGGCAACGCCGAGCAGTCGAACATCAACTGGGGCAAGGCCGGCCGCATGCGCTGGAAGGGCAAGCGCCCGACCGTCCGCGGTGTCGTCATGAACCCGGTCGACCACCCGCACGGTGGTGGTGAGGGCAAGACGTCCGGTGGACGTCACCCGGTGTCCCCCTGGGGCAAGCCCGAGGGCCGCACGCGCAAGCGCAAGGCCAGCGACTCCCAGATCATCCGTCGTCGCAAGTCCGGCAAGGGTAGGAAGTAA
- the rplC gene encoding 50S ribosomal protein L3 has product MTATFERNVKGLLGTKLGMTQLWDENNKIVPVTVIAATTNVVTQVRQPETDGYNAIQVGFGEIEGRKVTKPSAGHFAKAGVTPRRHLVEIRTADAASYSIGQELSAELFAAGEEIDITGTSKGKGFAGVMKRHGFHGVGASHGAHRNHRKPGSIGACATPGRVFKGTRMAGRMGSDTVTTQNVTVHAVDAAKGLILLKGAVPGPKGGLVVLRSAAKKTGV; this is encoded by the coding sequence ATGACTGCCACTTTTGAACGCAATGTGAAGGGCCTGCTGGGCACCAAGCTCGGCATGACCCAGCTCTGGGACGAGAACAACAAGATCGTCCCCGTCACCGTGATCGCGGCGACCACCAACGTGGTCACCCAGGTCCGCCAGCCCGAGACCGACGGCTACAACGCCATCCAGGTCGGGTTCGGCGAGATCGAGGGCCGCAAGGTCACCAAGCCGTCGGCCGGCCACTTCGCCAAGGCCGGGGTCACCCCGCGCCGCCACCTGGTGGAGATCCGCACCGCAGACGCCGCGTCGTACTCCATCGGCCAGGAGCTCAGCGCCGAGCTGTTCGCCGCCGGTGAAGAGATCGACATCACCGGCACCAGCAAGGGCAAGGGCTTCGCCGGTGTCATGAAGCGTCACGGCTTCCACGGCGTCGGCGCCTCCCACGGTGCCCACCGCAACCACCGCAAGCCCGGCTCGATCGGCGCCTGCGCCACCCCGGGCCGCGTCTTCAAGGGCACCCGCATGGCCGGCCGGATGGGTAGTGACACCGTCACCACCCAGAACGTCACCGTGCACGCCGTCGACGCTGCCAAGGGCCTGATCCTCCTCAAGGGTGCCGTTCCCGGCCCCAAGGGTGGACTCGTGGTGCTGCGCTCCGCCGCCAAGAAGACGGGAGTCTGA
- the rplW gene encoding 50S ribosomal protein L23: protein MSTLHKDHRDILIAPVVSEKSYGLLDANKYTFIVRPDANKTEIKIAVEKVFNVKVTSVNTINRIGKTRRTRTGLGKRKDTKRAIVSLAEGHRIDIFGGPVS from the coding sequence GTGAGCACCCTGCACAAGGACCACCGCGACATCCTGATTGCGCCGGTCGTGTCGGAGAAGAGCTACGGCCTCCTCGACGCCAACAAGTACACCTTCATCGTCCGTCCGGACGCCAACAAGACCGAGATCAAGATCGCGGTCGAGAAGGTGTTCAACGTCAAGGTGACGTCGGTCAACACGATCAACCGCATCGGCAAGACGCGTCGTACCCGCACGGGCCTGGGCAAGCGCAAGGACACCAAGCGCGCCATCGTCAGCCTCGCTGAGGGTCACCGCATCGACATCTTCGGAGGTCCGGTCTCCTGA
- a CDS encoding RDD family protein: MADPDHAAYAALTTDDLVTGEAVALDLPAASLGSRMVSGLIDVIVTVILLVIFIFTFTLAALQTDGALLQVAFISTMVTVFIVVPTTVETLSRGRSLGKLVMGLRTVRDDAGPISFQHAFVRSLIGFVEIYAFSGAPAFFSALLSSRGKRLGDFAAGTYVVRDRVRLSLPQPVGMPPELRRWAQTADIASLPPRLALGIRQFLSRVAQIDPATRLRLGTQLATETSRYVAPAPPPNTPPEVYLAAVIATRRERDTARLAREESLRRRLTRSR; the protein is encoded by the coding sequence ATGGCCGACCCCGATCACGCCGCGTACGCCGCTCTGACCACCGACGACCTCGTCACCGGCGAGGCCGTCGCGCTCGACCTGCCCGCGGCCAGCCTCGGCTCGCGGATGGTGTCGGGCCTGATCGACGTCATCGTCACCGTCATCCTGCTCGTCATCTTCATCTTCACCTTCACCCTGGCCGCCCTGCAGACCGACGGCGCCCTGCTCCAGGTCGCCTTCATCAGCACCATGGTGACGGTGTTCATCGTGGTGCCGACGACCGTCGAGACGCTCAGCCGCGGCAGGTCGCTCGGCAAGCTGGTGATGGGGCTGCGCACTGTGCGCGACGACGCCGGCCCGATCTCGTTCCAGCACGCGTTCGTGCGGTCGCTCATCGGCTTCGTCGAGATCTACGCGTTCTCCGGCGCCCCGGCGTTCTTCTCGGCCCTGCTGAGCTCGCGCGGCAAGCGCCTGGGTGACTTCGCCGCCGGCACCTACGTCGTCCGCGACCGGGTGCGCCTGAGCCTGCCCCAGCCGGTCGGGATGCCGCCCGAGCTGAGGCGCTGGGCGCAGACCGCCGACATCGCCTCGCTGCCGCCCCGGCTGGCCCTCGGCATCCGGCAGTTCCTCTCGCGGGTCGCGCAGATCGACCCCGCGACGCGGCTCCGACTGGGCACCCAGCTGGCGACCGAGACGAGTCGGTACGTCGCCCCGGCGCCGCCGCCGAACACCCCACCGGAGGTCTACCTGGCCGCCGTGATCGCCACCCGCCGCGAACGCGACACCGCCCGCCTTGCTCGCGAGGAGTCCCTGCGTCGCCGGCTGACCCGGAGCCGCTGA
- the rpsJ gene encoding 30S ribosomal protein S10, with the protein MAGQKIRIRLKAYDHEVIDTSARKIVDTVTRTGAKVAGPVPLPTEKNVYCVIRSPHKYKDSREHFEMRTHKRLIDIIDPTPKTVDSLMRLDLPAGVDIEIKL; encoded by the coding sequence ATGGCGGGACAGAAGATCCGCATCAGGCTCAAGGCCTATGACCACGAGGTGATCGACACCTCGGCGCGCAAGATCGTGGACACCGTCACCCGTACGGGTGCGAAGGTCGCCGGCCCCGTGCCGCTGCCGACCGAGAAGAACGTGTACTGCGTCATCCGCTCGCCCCACAAGTACAAGGACTCGCGCGAGCACTTCGAGATGCGCACCCACAAGCGCCTCATCGACATCATCGACCCGACGCCGAAGACGGTCGACTCCCTGATGCGTCTCGACCTGCCTGCCGGTGTCGACATCGAGATCAAGCTCTGA
- a CDS encoding stage II sporulation protein M: MDLDAYVMAHHHEWRRLEQLTGTRRLSGPESDELVDHYQRVATHLSVVRTSAPDAQLVAYLSALLSRARNKSAGTRSTTWRGVTGFFTERFPAALYRLRWWWISTFAANVAAVAVMMWWLLGHPDVEQSLMTPDQIDQLVNEDFESYYSQYAASHFAAQVWINNAWVSALCIALGALGAPVVYLLFQNIANLAIIGSIMTRQGHAGHFWGLILPHGLLELTAVFVAGGVGLRLFWSWVEPGSLTRSESLAREGRTSGTVALGLVAVLLVSGVIEAFVTPSGLPTWARIGIGILAEVVFFAYVFGLGRAAYHRGVTGDVDAALLEDRVATQA, from the coding sequence GTGGACCTCGACGCCTACGTGATGGCACACCACCACGAGTGGCGCCGGCTCGAGCAGCTGACCGGCACCCGGCGGCTGTCCGGGCCCGAGAGCGACGAGCTCGTCGACCACTACCAGCGCGTGGCCACCCACCTCTCCGTCGTGCGTACGTCGGCGCCCGACGCCCAGCTCGTCGCCTACCTCTCCGCGCTGCTGTCGCGGGCCCGCAACAAGTCGGCCGGCACCCGCTCGACGACCTGGCGCGGAGTCACCGGCTTCTTCACCGAGCGCTTCCCGGCCGCGCTGTATCGCCTGCGCTGGTGGTGGATCAGCACCTTCGCCGCCAACGTCGCCGCGGTCGCGGTGATGATGTGGTGGCTGCTCGGACACCCCGACGTCGAGCAGAGCCTGATGACGCCCGACCAGATCGACCAGCTCGTCAACGAGGACTTCGAGAGCTACTACAGCCAGTACGCCGCGTCGCACTTCGCCGCCCAGGTGTGGATCAACAACGCCTGGGTCTCGGCGCTCTGCATCGCGCTGGGTGCTCTCGGGGCGCCGGTCGTCTACCTGCTGTTCCAGAACATCGCCAACCTGGCGATCATCGGGTCGATCATGACCAGGCAGGGTCATGCCGGGCACTTCTGGGGCCTGATCCTCCCGCACGGACTGCTCGAGCTGACGGCCGTGTTCGTCGCGGGAGGCGTGGGCTTGCGGCTGTTCTGGTCGTGGGTCGAGCCCGGGTCGCTGACCCGCTCCGAGTCGCTCGCGCGTGAGGGCCGCACCTCCGGCACCGTCGCCCTCGGGCTGGTCGCCGTGCTGCTGGTCAGCGGCGTCATCGAGGCCTTCGTGACACCGTCGGGCCTGCCCACCTGGGCCCGCATCGGCATCGGCATCCTGGCCGAGGTGGTGTTCTTCGCCTATGTCTTCGGCCTCGGCCGGGCGGCGTACCACCGTGGGGTCACGGGCGACGTCGACGCTGCCCTGCTCGAGGACCGGGTGGCAACGCAGGCCTGA